In Gossypium hirsutum isolate 1008001.06 chromosome D06, Gossypium_hirsutum_v2.1, whole genome shotgun sequence, one genomic interval encodes:
- the LOC107963712 gene encoding BAG family molecular chaperone regulator 5, mitochondrial, with protein sequence MKSSRQFSYSSSSTSTLVFAFNSDHSNSPQQPKEIPIETPVPITVHLPDAASVAAATKIQSVYRAHVIRNLYKQISDVNSSADRLQHLIQRQETVDAIRNEEKEKLRINETLMGLLLKLDSVPGLDPTVREGRRKVSRRIVGLQEIVDGISETKVEDDGEWWCGQPRGIFTMKDWDEVVEVMEEEVCKERGGAEMERFCAEYLGFRCLQRFLRE encoded by the coding sequence ATGAAATCCTCTCGCCAATTCAGCTACTCATCGTCTTCAACCTCCACACTAGTCTTCGCTTTCAACAGCGACCACTCAAATTCTCCTCAACAACCCAAAGAAATCCCCATCGAAACCCCAGTCCCAATCACCGTCCACCTCCCCGACGCCGCCTCCGTCGCAGCCGCAACCAAGATCCAATCAGTTTACCGAGCCCATGTCATCCGCAACCTGTACAAACAGATCTCAGACGTGAATTCCTCTGCCGACCGTCTGCAACACTTGATCCAACGCCAAGAAACAGTGGACGCTATCAGGAACGAGGAGAAAGAGAAGCTGAGGATAAACGAAACGTTGATGGGTCTTTTACTGAAACTTGATTCGGTACCAGGTTTGGATCCGACGGTAAGGGAAGGGAGGAGGAAAGTGAGCCGTAGGATCGTGGGGTTGCAAGAGATAGTAGATGGGATATCGGAAACGAAAGTGGAGGACGACGGAGAGTGGTGGTGTGGACAGCCGCGTGGGATATTTACGATGAAGGATTGGGATGAAGTGGTGGAAGTGATGGAGGAGGAAGTGTGTAAAGAGAGAGGTGGGGCGGAAATGGAGAGGTTTTGCGCCGAGTATTTAGGGTTTAGATGCTTACAGAGGTTTCTACGGGAGTGA
- the LOC107963713 gene encoding uncharacterized protein, protein MKMKKVHNLALGMAVLVILLSWMAFPALACSYNGGGSNNKGCKDCIAEQMKYGCPRCVPLLRCMARCLWGGSSRSKCMRRCDCDGGKPTLSDCKKCMSRCKCSCVA, encoded by the coding sequence ATGAAGATGAAGAAGGTGCATAATTTAGCTTTGGGTATGGCGGTTCTGGTGATATTATTGTCGTGGATGGCTTTTCCAGCTCTAGCTTGTTCCTATAATGGCGGCGGTAGTAATAATAAAGGGTGTAAAGACTGCATTGCCGAGCAAATGAAATACGGTTGTCCAAGGTGTGTGCCGCTTCTACGGTGCATGGCACGGTGCTTGTGGGGCGGAAGTTCCAGGTCTAAATGCATGAGGCGGTGTGATTGCGACGGTGGGAAGCCGACACTTTCCGATTGTAAGAAATGCATGTCACGGTGCAAATGTAGTTGTGTTGCTTGA
- the LOC107963714 gene encoding U4/U6.U5 tri-snRNP-associated protein 2 isoform X2, whose translation MRRSRKDGDSVDEERDSRRRRIVDSPSSPAEEPLVPYNDDEDDERRVLDHSGGAEEVGRRVETEEEDDDDDDDDDPYGRGSILDKSNHQVEVRRDCPYLDTVNRQVLDFDFERFCSVSLSNLNVYACLVCGKYYQGRGKKSHAYTHSLEAGHHVYINLRTEKVYCLPDGYEINDPSLDDIRYVLNPRFSREQVEQLDKNKQWSRALDGSDYLPGMVGLNNIQKTDFVNVTIQSLMRVTPLRNFFLIPENYQHCRSQLVHRFGELTRKIWHARNFKGQGELEVVKETQNKAISERKEGGGEHNGALKIMDGATENNNIGTETYRMPFLMLGLDLPEPPLFKDVMEKNIIPQVPMFNILKKFDGETVTTTVRPPARMRYRVTRLPQYLIVHMRRFTKNNFFREKNPTLVNFPVKNLELKDYIPLPAPTKENEKLRSKYDLIANIVHDGKPDEGFYRVFVQRKSEELWYEMQDLHVSETLPQMVALSEAYMQIYEQQQ comes from the exons ATGAGAAGAAGCAGGAAAGATGGTGATAGCGTAGATGAGGAACGAGACTCAAGACGGCGGAGGATTGTGGATTCTCCTTCTTCACCTGCTGAAGAACCGCTTGTGCCTTAcaatgatgatgaagatgatgaaaggAGGGTATTGGATCACAGTGGTGGGGCAGAAGAAGTTGGCCGACGGGTTGAAactgaagaagaagatgatgatgatgacgatgacGATGATCCATATGGGAGAGGATCAATTTTAGACAAATCAAATCACCAGGTTGAAGTACGAAGAGACTGCCCTTACCTTGATACTGTTAACCGCCAG GTGCTAGATTTTGATTTTGAGAGGTTTTGTTCGGTCTCTttgtcaaatttgaatgtgtatGCATGTCTGGTATGTGGGAAGTATTACCAAGGAAGAGGGAAGAAGTCCCATGCTTACACTCATAGTCTCGAAGCAGGACATCATGTCTATATCAATCTTCGAACTGAGAAGGTGTATTGTCTCCCTGATGGATATGAAATTAATGACCCGTCATTAGATGATATACGATATGTTCTAAACCCAAG GTTTTCCAGAGAACAAGTTGAACAACTTGACAAGAACAAGCAATGGTCTAGAGCACTTGACGGTTCAGATTACCTTCCAGGAATG GTGGGATTGAATAATATTCAAAAAACTGATTTTGTCAATGTCACCATTCAATCTTTAATGAGAGTTACTCCCTTGAGGAACTTTTTCCTCATCCCTGAAAATTACCAGCACTGTAGATCTCAGCTTGTTCATCGATTTGGTGAGCTCACACGAAAGATTTGGCATGCTCGAAACTTTAAAGGACAG GGGGAACTGGAGGTTGTAAAAGAGACGCAGAACAAAGCTATTAGTGAGAGAAAAGAAGGTGGTGGGGAACACAATGGAGCTCTGAAGATTATGGATGGTGCAACTGAGAATAATAATATTGGTACCGAAACTTACAGAATGCCTTTTCTGATGCTTGGATTGGATTTGCCAGAACCACCTCTTTTCAAAGATGTGATGGAGAAAAATATAATACCTCAG GTTCCTATGTTCAATATATTGAAGAAGTTTGATGGTGAGACTGTAACGACCACTGTTCGTCCTCCAGCGAGGATGAGATACCGTGTCACCAGATTGCCACAGTACTTGATAGTTCACATGCGCCGCTTTACTAAgaataatttcttcagagaaaAGAATCCAACATTGG TTAACTTTCCTGTGAAAAACCTAGAGTTGAAGGACTACATTCCTCTGCCAGCACCGACCAAAGAGAATGAAAAGTTGCGGTCCAAGTATGATCTGATTGCTAATATTGTTCATGATGGTAAGCCTGATGAGGGGTTCTACAGGGTCTTCGTACAGCGGAAATCAGAAGAACTATG GTATGAAATGCAGGATCTGCATGTTTCTGAAACACTTCCTCAGATGGTTGCATTGTCTGAAGCTTACATGCAGATATATgaacagcagcagtag
- the LOC107963714 gene encoding U4/U6.U5 tri-snRNP-associated protein 2 isoform X1, producing MRRSRKDGDSVDEERDSRRRRIVDSPSSPAEEPLVPYNDDEDDERRVLDHSGGAEEVGRRVETEEEDDDDDDDDDPYGRGSILDKSNHQVEVRRDCPYLDTVNRQVLDFDFERFCSVSLSNLNVYACLVCGKYYQGRGKKSHAYTHSLEAGHHVYINLRTEKVYCLPDGYEINDPSLDDIRYVLNPRFSREQVEQLDKNKQWSRALDGSDYLPGMVGLNNIQKTDFVNVTIQSLMRVTPLRNFFLIPENYQHCRSQLVHRFGELTRKIWHARNFKGQVSPHEFLQAVMKASKKRFRIGVQSEPVEFMSWLLNTLHTDLRISKKSSSIIHKCFQGELEVVKETQNKAISERKEGGGEHNGALKIMDGATENNNIGTETYRMPFLMLGLDLPEPPLFKDVMEKNIIPQVPMFNILKKFDGETVTTTVRPPARMRYRVTRLPQYLIVHMRRFTKNNFFREKNPTLVNFPVKNLELKDYIPLPAPTKENEKLRSKYDLIANIVHDGKPDEGFYRVFVQRKSEELWYEMQDLHVSETLPQMVALSEAYMQIYEQQQ from the exons ATGAGAAGAAGCAGGAAAGATGGTGATAGCGTAGATGAGGAACGAGACTCAAGACGGCGGAGGATTGTGGATTCTCCTTCTTCACCTGCTGAAGAACCGCTTGTGCCTTAcaatgatgatgaagatgatgaaaggAGGGTATTGGATCACAGTGGTGGGGCAGAAGAAGTTGGCCGACGGGTTGAAactgaagaagaagatgatgatgatgacgatgacGATGATCCATATGGGAGAGGATCAATTTTAGACAAATCAAATCACCAGGTTGAAGTACGAAGAGACTGCCCTTACCTTGATACTGTTAACCGCCAG GTGCTAGATTTTGATTTTGAGAGGTTTTGTTCGGTCTCTttgtcaaatttgaatgtgtatGCATGTCTGGTATGTGGGAAGTATTACCAAGGAAGAGGGAAGAAGTCCCATGCTTACACTCATAGTCTCGAAGCAGGACATCATGTCTATATCAATCTTCGAACTGAGAAGGTGTATTGTCTCCCTGATGGATATGAAATTAATGACCCGTCATTAGATGATATACGATATGTTCTAAACCCAAG GTTTTCCAGAGAACAAGTTGAACAACTTGACAAGAACAAGCAATGGTCTAGAGCACTTGACGGTTCAGATTACCTTCCAGGAATG GTGGGATTGAATAATATTCAAAAAACTGATTTTGTCAATGTCACCATTCAATCTTTAATGAGAGTTACTCCCTTGAGGAACTTTTTCCTCATCCCTGAAAATTACCAGCACTGTAGATCTCAGCTTGTTCATCGATTTGGTGAGCTCACACGAAAGATTTGGCATGCTCGAAACTTTAAAGGACAG GTGAGCCCTCACGAGTTTCTACAGGCCGTTATGAAAGCCAGTAAAAAACGGTTTCGAATAGGTGTGCAGTCTGAGCCAGTAGAGTTTATGTCATGGCTTCTTAATACACTGCATACAGATCTTAGAATTTCAAAGAAAAGTAGCAGCATCATCCATAAGTGCTTTCAG GGGGAACTGGAGGTTGTAAAAGAGACGCAGAACAAAGCTATTAGTGAGAGAAAAGAAGGTGGTGGGGAACACAATGGAGCTCTGAAGATTATGGATGGTGCAACTGAGAATAATAATATTGGTACCGAAACTTACAGAATGCCTTTTCTGATGCTTGGATTGGATTTGCCAGAACCACCTCTTTTCAAAGATGTGATGGAGAAAAATATAATACCTCAG GTTCCTATGTTCAATATATTGAAGAAGTTTGATGGTGAGACTGTAACGACCACTGTTCGTCCTCCAGCGAGGATGAGATACCGTGTCACCAGATTGCCACAGTACTTGATAGTTCACATGCGCCGCTTTACTAAgaataatttcttcagagaaaAGAATCCAACATTGG TTAACTTTCCTGTGAAAAACCTAGAGTTGAAGGACTACATTCCTCTGCCAGCACCGACCAAAGAGAATGAAAAGTTGCGGTCCAAGTATGATCTGATTGCTAATATTGTTCATGATGGTAAGCCTGATGAGGGGTTCTACAGGGTCTTCGTACAGCGGAAATCAGAAGAACTATG GTATGAAATGCAGGATCTGCATGTTTCTGAAACACTTCCTCAGATGGTTGCATTGTCTGAAGCTTACATGCAGATATATgaacagcagcagtag
- the LOC107963715 gene encoding uncharacterized protein — MAQVLNLNSLGSSSLFTTRPESSGLLSINASRTQHVGRNWSSLVLRLKCNGRFCCLFSDNRREGSSTPSGKSEVWSQTTPQQEQARKALESALGGKKTEFEKWNKEIKRREEAGGGDNAGGGGWSGWGGRFGWSNGDHFWQEAQQASLAILGIIVMYLVIAKGELLLAVIFNPLLYALRGTRDGFSYVTSKILGNGPVDSSNTVNNEAYVQVSAKESVLRKWGSN, encoded by the exons ATGGCGCAAGTTCTAAACCTAAACTCTCTCGGTTCATCTTCATTGTTTACGACCCGACCCGAATCATCTGGTTTACTGTCTATCAACGCTTCCCGCACTCAACATGTTGGCCGAAACTGGAGCTCTTTGGTGCTCAGGCTCAAATGCAACGGCAGATTTTGTTGCCTTTTCTCAGATAACCGCAGAGAG GGGAGTTCGACTCCGTCAGGAAAGTCTGAAGTGTGGAGCCAAACAACCCCTCAACAG GAACAAGCTAGAAAAGCATTAGAAAGTGCACTTGGTGGAAAGAAAACTGAATTCGAGAAGTggaacaaagaaattaaaagaagagAGGAAGCAGGTGGTGGGGATAATGCTGGTGGCGGAGGTTGGTCTGGATGGGGTGGAAGATTTGGTTGGTCCAATGGCGATCATTTTTGGCAAGAAGCTCAACAAGCAAGCCTAGCTATTCTTGGTATTATTGTCATG TATCTTGTAATTGCAAAGGGGGAACTATTGCTGGCTGTCATCTTCAATCCATTGCTTTATGCTTTGCGAGGAACCAGAGACGGATTCTCCTATGTAACATCAAAAATCCTAGGAAATGGTCCAGTTGATTCTAGCAATACGGTAAACAATGAAGCATATGTTCAAGTTTCTGCTAAAGAGAGTGTTTTGAGAAAATGGGGAAGCAATTGA
- the LOC107963716 gene encoding uncharacterized protein — protein MVSDQEIARGVENLLRQSDPSVATNLNGVVQQLETKLGLDLSHKAGFIRDQINLLLSPPQTQAQPPPKDHFNLQQHPQFTSHHHHPQFPPHFALQHHSQFPSHELNFRQPHPPLTAQPPPQLQPQLQRHHPHHRQHHHQQQQPQQLQQPQPVASKAEVFTQNAASIATTEVPKESAPVGPKRRGGSGGLNKVCSVSPALQAIVGEPALPRTEIVKQLWAYIRKNSLQDPSNKRKIICDDALRVVFETDCTDMFKMNKLLAKHITPLDPSKESSQTRKGKVKVESTTEGVEPGPKPVIISEALAKFLGTGGREMLATEAENRVWEYIKVNRLEDPSNSMVVLCDANLRELLGCESISVMGVRETLLRHHLFKQS, from the exons ATGGTGTCGGACCAAGAAATAGCAAGAGGTGTGGAGAACTTACTCCGGCAATCGGACCCTAGCGTCGCCACCAActtaaacggcgtcgttcaaCAGCTTGAAACCAAGTTAGGTCTTGACCTTTCTCATAAAGCTGGTTTTATTAGGGACCAGATCAACCTCCTCCTCAGTCCACCACAAACCCAAGCTCAGCCACCTCCAAAGGACCATTttaacctccaacaacaccctcAATTCACTTCCCATCATCATCATCCCCAATTTCCTCCCCATTTTGCCCTTCAACATCACTCACAATTTCCTTCTCATGAACTCAACTTCCGTCAACCACATCCTCCTCTCACAGCTCAACCACCGCCGCAGCTTCAGCCACAATTGCAGCGGCACCACCCCCATCACCGCCAGCACCATCACCAGCAGCAGCAACCTCAACAGCTTCAGCAGCCCCAGCCGGTTGCCTCCAAAGCCGAAGTTTTCACTCAAAATGCCGCTAGCATTGCCACTACTGAAGTCCCTAAAGAAAG TGCTCCGGTTGGACCTAAAAGAAGAGGTGGATCAGGGGGTTTGAACAAAGTGTGTAGTGTTTCACCGGCACTTCAAGCCATTGTCGGCGAGCCAGCTTTGCCGAGGACTGAG attgtCAAGCAGCTATGGGCATATATAAGGAAAAACAGCCTGCAAGATCCGAGTAACAAGAGAAAGATCATTTGCGATGATGCCTTACGTGTGGTGTTTGAGACTGACTGCACTGATATGTTCAAGATGAACAAGCTGCTGGCAAAACATATTACCCCCCTCGATCCTTCAA AGGAATCGAGTCAAACTAGAAAAGGGAAGGTAAAAGTCGAGTCCACCACTGAAGGTGTTGAACCAGGGCCCAAACCTGTAATAATATCCGAGGCGCTTGCCAAGTTTTTGGGTACTGGAGGAAGAGAAATGCTAGCAACCGAGGCAGAAAATCGTGTTTGGGAGTACATAAAGGTTAATCGTTTGGAG GATCCGTCGAATTCAATGGTGGTACTGTGTGATGCCAATCTTCGTGAACTTCTTGGATGCGAAAGCATATCGGTGATGGGCGTACGGGAGACGCTACTACGACATCAtttatttaagcagtcttaa
- the LOC107963717 gene encoding cytochrome b561 and DOMON domain-containing protein At5g47530, whose amino-acid sequence MRGRRLTLKLTLSLSLITCFLLSSSYGQNCAKHSFPNNRVFKTCSDLPVLNSFLHFNYDTSSSKLEIAYRHSGIGSSRWVAWAINPTSTGMVGSQALVAYQQTNGTMRVYTSPITQYQTQLQEGELSFNVSDLSASYENDEIIIFATLGLSNNGTMLNQVWQEGGLNGNIPQMHVTSGANVQSMGTLNLVSGEAGTSNGGGSKLKKRNIHGVLNTVSWGILMPMGAIIARYLKVFKSADPAWFYLHVLCQFSAYVVGVAGWGTGLKLGSESVGIQFDAHRTIGIILFSLGTLQVFALLVRPKPEHKYRLYWNIYHHLVGYTVIILSVVNIFKGFDILEPEKKWKHAYIGVIVALASTAVLLEAYTWFVAMRRKRSESEGKLPYGGVNGGEGNGVYGHGVRTQQA is encoded by the exons ATGCGAGGACGACGACTAACCCTAAAGCTCACTTTATCACTTTCTCTCATTACATGCTTCCTTTTATCATCATCCTACGGCCAAAACTGTGCCAAGCATTCATTTCCCAACAATCGTGTCTTCAAAACATGTTCTGATCTTCCTGTTTTGAACTCATTTCTTCATTTCAACTATGATACTTCATCAAGCAAGCTCGAAATAGCATACAGGCATAGTGGAATCGGATCATCTAGATGGGTTGCATGGGCTATAAACCCGACATCAACAGGTATGGTCGGGTCACAAGCACTTGTTGCTTATCAACAAACAAATGGTACTATGAGGGTTTATACATCGCCTATTACACAGTACCAAACACAGTTGCAAgaaggtgagttgagcttcaatGTGTCTGATCTGTCTGCAAGTTATGAAAACGATGAGATTATTATATTTGCGACTTTGGGTCTTTCGAACAATGGTACCATGTTGAATCAAGTTTGGCAAGAAGGGGGCCTTAATGGAAATATCCCACAAATGCATGTTACTTCCGGTGCTAATGTTCAATCCATGGGTACTTTGAATTTGGTTTCTGGTGAGGCTGGAACAAGTAATGGTGGTGGTTCAAAGCTTAAAAAGAGAAAC ATACATGGAGTGTTGAACACAGTGAGTTGGGGTATATTGATGCCTATGGGTGCTATAATAGCAAGGTACTTGAAGGTATTCAAATCTGCTGATCCAGCTTGGTTTTATCTCCATGTTTTGTGTCAATTCTCGGCTTACGTCGTTGGGGTTGCTGGTTGGGGTACTGGACTTAAACTCGGTAGCGAATCCGTTGGTATTCAATTTGATGCTCATAGAACCATTGGGATTATCCTTTTCAGCCTCGGAACACTTCAg GTATTTGCATTGCTTGTAAGGCCAAAACCAGAGCATAAATACAGATTGTACTGGAATATATATCATCATTTGGTGGGATACACAGTGATAATCCTCAGTGTGGTCAACATATTCAAAGGATTCGACATATTGGAACCTGAGAAGAAATGGAAGCATGCTTACATTGGTGTCATCGTGGCTTTGGCATCTACTGCTGTCTTGTTGGAAGCTTACACATGGTTCGTCGCAATGAGGAGGAAAAGGTCGGAAAGTGAAGGGAAACTGCCGTATGGCGGCGTTAATGGTGGTGAAGGAAATGGGGTGTACGGCCATGGTGTTAGGACACAGCAGGCATGA
- the LOC107963718 gene encoding thymidine kinase encodes MPSPRPPIFSIPIRQSHIETPQSSSPCGEVHVIVGPMFAGKTTTLLHRIQAESNNGRTVAVIKSNKDTRYGLDSIVTHDGMKLPCWALANLSSFRQKIGPDAYDQLDVIGIDEAQFFEDLYDFCCETAEHDCKTVIVAGLDGDYLRRSFGSVLNIIPLANSVTKLTARCELCGKQAFFTLRKTDETETELIGGAEVYMPVCRQHYVDGQVVIGAARSVLESKKLQCGTCA; translated from the exons ATGCCTTCGCCAAGACCCCCGATTTTTTCAATCCCGATTCGACAATCGCATATAGAGACACCCCAATCTTCTTCGCCGTGCGGTGAGGTCCACGTCATCGTCGGACCCATGTTTGCTGGCAAGACAACCACACTTCTCCACCGAATCCAAGCTGAAAGCAACAATGGCAG AACTGTGGCTGTAATAAAATCAAACAAGGATACAAGGTATGGATTGGATTCAATTGTGACACATGATGGCATGAAACTACCATGTTGGGCATTAGCAAATTTATCATCATTCAGACAAAAGATTGGCCCCGATGCTTATGATCAG CTTGATGTCATTGGAATCGACGAAGCTCAATTCTTCGAAGACCTTTATGACTTCTGCTGTGAAACTGCGGAGCATGATTGCAAAACCGTGATAGTAGCCGGGCTGGATGGTGACTATTTAAG AAGGAGCTTTGGATCGGTGCTCAATATCATTCCCCTTGCTAACTCCGTGACGAAGTTAACGGCTCGATGTGAGCTTTGCGGAAAACAAGCTTTCTTTACCTTAAGGAAGACCGATGAGACAGAAACGGAGTTGATTGGTGGAGCCGAAGTTTACATGCCGGTATGCCGACAGCACTATGTGGATGGGCAAGTTGTGATTGGAGCTGCAAGAAGTGTGTTGGAATCAAAGAAGCTTCAATGTGGGACTTGCGCATAG